Proteins encoded by one window of Vigna radiata var. radiata cultivar VC1973A chromosome 5, Vradiata_ver6, whole genome shotgun sequence:
- the LOC106760423 gene encoding RHOMBOID-like protein 8, giving the protein MPLMKSKGGRRRGDTWVVSVFVIIQIGVFIATMLVNDCWTNSHGDCLLQNLGRFSFQPLPENPLLGPSQSKLDEMGALRWILLTEQHQTWRLFTFPFLHGGLFHLLLNLSSIVYVGVRLEREFGPIRIGIIYALSAFVGSLVASLFLRNTPAVGASGPLYGLLGTLLSELVWNWKFHTNKISAIATLVFVFVCNFVLGFLPYVDNFASIGGFISGFLLGSVFLLSPQLQPVAPNKGGLVEYGVKSYINLKLKKKLDRPVLRIVSLILFGLLLAGCLVVVLHGININSYCTWCPYVDCIPFTSWHCKDTEASCETMVSNAQLTMTCIGNGNFRVYPFTNISRARMNDLCNLIC; this is encoded by the exons ATGCCATTGATGAAATCAAAAGGAGGACGACGGCGAGGGGACACGTGGGTGGTTTCAGTGTTCGTGATAATCCAAATAGGAGTTTTCATTGCAACCATGCTCGTCAACGATTGCTGGACCAATTCTCACGGCGATTGCCTTCTGCAAAACCTCGGAAGGTTCTCCTTCCAGCCTCTCCCCGAGAACCCACTCCTAGGTCCTTCTCAGTCCAA GTTAGATGAAATGGGAGCTCTTCGATGGATCCTTTTGACAGAGCAGCACCAAACTTGGCGTCTTTTCACGTTTCCATTTTTGCATGGTGGACTCTTTCACCTGCTTCTCAATCTCTCGAGTATCGTCTACGTGGGAGTTCGCCTAGAGCGTGAATTTGGACCTa TAAGGATTGGTATAATCTATGCATTGTCAGCTTTCGTGGGAAGCTTGGTGGCTTCTCTTTTTCTCCGAAACACCCCCGCTGTTGGTGCTTCCGGTCCTTTATATGGATTACTGGGAACATTGCTTTCCGAACTTGTTTGGAACTGGAAATTTCATACCAATAAG ATTTCGGCAATAGCAACATTAGTCTTTGTCTTTGTGTGCAACTTCGTCCTTGGTTTTCTGCCTTATGTAGACAATTTTGCCAGCATTGGAGGTTTTATATCAGGATTCCTTCTTGGATCTGTTTTTCTACTCAGCCCTCAGCTCCAACCAGTAGCTCCAAATAAAGGTGGTCTTGTTGAGTATGGTGTCAAAAGTTACATCAACttaaagttgaagaaaaagCTGGACAGACCGGTTCTCAGGATTGTTTCTCTTATCCTCTTCGGCCTATT ATTGGCTGGTTGTCTTGTGGTAGTTCTTCATGGAATCAACATCAACAGTTATTGCACATGGTGTCCATATGTGGACTGTATCCCTTTTACAAGCTGGCACTGCAAAGACACAGAAGCCTCTTGTGAG ACAATGGTGAGCAATGCTCAGCTGACAATGACCTGTATAGGGAATGGCAACTTCAGGGTCTATCCTTTTACCAACATTTCTCGGGCAAGGATGAATGATTTGTGCAATCTGATATGCTGA
- the LOC106760923 gene encoding phosphopantothenate--cysteine ligase 2: MDATKGLEVPGETLEAEVKAFFDSAPPLQNSDRITQQLDEFIKRNSSPSENGKARRIVCVTSGGTTAPLEQRCVRYVDNFSSGHRGATSTEYFLKAGYAVIFLNRKGSFQPFCRSLPDDPLLECFKPTDESNIQVCEAYSEAVTRAVVDHHTAVAGGLLLKLHFNTIFEYLQMLQIIAVSLRCIGPRAMFYLAAAASDYYVPWKEMVEHKIQSGSHLLDVKLVNVPKMLSVLRNDWAPLAFCISFKLETDSNILLKKASAALEKYKMDAVVANELSSRKEQVVVVTSAENVVVKRDKSRSDNDVENPLIKLLSEKHASYIEHPGR; this comes from the exons atggATGCAACAAAGGGATTGGAGGTTCCAGGTGAGACCCTTGAAGCAGAAGTGAAAGCCTTTTTTGATTCTGCTCCTCCTTTGCAGAACAGTGATAGAATAACTCAGCAGTTAGATGAGTTCATTAAACGCAATTCTTCTCCTTCAG AAAATGGGAAAGCGAGGAGAATTGTTTGTGTGACTTCTGGTGGCACCACTGCTCCGTTGGAACAACGTTGTGTTCGGTACGTTGACAATTTCAGTTCGGGTCACAGAGGGGCCACATCCACAGA GTATTTTTTGAAGGCTGGATATGCTGTTATCTTTCTTAACCGGAA GGGAAGTTTCCAGCCATTTTGTAGATCTCTTCCTGATGATCCTTTACTTGAATGCTTCAAGCCCACCGATGAGTCGAACATTCAAG TTTGCGAGGCTTATTCGGAAGCAGTGACGAGGGCTGTCGTGGATCATCACACT GCAGTGGCAGGTGGTCTCTTGTTGAAACTACATTTCAACACCATATTTGAGTATCTCCAG ATGTTACAAATTATTGCAGTGTCATTGAGGTGTATTGGCCCGCGTGCAATGTTCTATCTTGCTGCTGCAGCGTCCGACTATTATGTTCCTTGGAAGGAAATG GTAGAGCACAAAATTCAGTCAGGATCTCACCTCTTGGACGTGAAACTAGTTAATGTCCCAAAAATGTTGTCGGTACTCAGGAATGATTGGGCTCCTCTTGCTTTCTGCATATCTTTCAAG TTAGAGACAGATTCAAACATTCTTCTAAAGAAGGCTAGTGCAGCTCTTGAAAAGTACAAGATGGATGCAGTAGTTGCAAATGAACTCTCATCTCGCAAGGAGCAAGTGGTGGTTGTCACTAGTGCTGAGAATGTTGTTGTTAAGCGTGATAAGAGTCGGTCAGATAATGATGTAGAGAATCCCCTGATTAAACTTCTTTCAGAGAAACATGCGAGTTACATTGAGCATCCCGGTAGATGA
- the LOC106762321 gene encoding uncharacterized protein LOC106762321: MSNLRTLCRPQTLFSFISCRHQFRSISFPNPNYKPRLSSPFLYSTIGSWGSNPWFRVNQRRTVAKASNWAEQKSPYETLELEGDADEDQIKIAYRRLAKFYHPDVYDGRGNLEEGETAEARFIKIQAAYELLIDGERRRQYDIDNRVNPMKASQAWMEWLIKKRKAFDQRGDMAIAAWAEQQQRELNLRVRQLSRSKTDPDEVRRILAREKKASADYYSNTLKRHTLVLKKRDLMRRKAEEEKKKTISRLLAAEGLELDDSDSDEAL; encoded by the exons ATGAGCAATCTGAGAACCCTTTGTAGACCTCAGACGCTGTTCTCTTTTATTAGTTGCAGACACCAATTTCGATCTATTTCGTTTCCAAACCCTAATTACAAGCCCCGTTTGTCGTCGCCGTTTCTGTACTCTACAATCGGTTCTTGGGGTTCGAATCCATGGTTTCGCGTGAATCAGAGGAGAACCGTAGCCAAGGCATCTAATTGGGCTGAACAAAAATCCCCATATGAAACTCTTG AATTGGAAGGAGATGCTGATGAAGACCAGATAAAAATTGCTTACAGACGCTTGGCCAAATTTTATCATCCAGATG TGTATGATGGCAGAGGTAACCTTGAAGAAGGTGAAACAGCAGAAGCTAGATTCATCAAGATTCAAGCTGCTTATGAATTGCTTATAGATGGAGAGAGGCGAAGACAGTATGATATTGATAACCGGGTCAACCCTATGAAG GCATCTCAGGCATGGATGGAGTGGCTTATAAAAAAGCGAAAAGCTTTTGATCAGCGGGGTGATATGGCAATTGCTGCTTGGGCTGAACAGCAACAGCGCGAGTTAAATCTTCGTGTGCGTCAACTTTCTCGTTCAAAG ACTGATCCTGATGAAGTAAGGAGGATTCTGGCAAGAGAAAAGAAGGCATCGGCCGATTATTACTCAAATACCCTTAAAAGGCACACACTAGTACTAAAGAAGAGAGATTTGATGCGAAGAAAGGccgaggaagaaaagaagaagactaTCAGCCGTCTCTTGGCAGCAGAAGGTCTTGAACTTGATGATTCAGATAGTGATGAGGCACTCTAG
- the LOC106762320 gene encoding transcription factor TGA3 isoform X1 — MKMDIYEPFQQVGMWGDGFKVDGGLNSIASPILMVDTNVETKSEYIPQESREPSGGDQETTDKDANKMRRRLAQNREAARKSRLRKKAYVKQLESSRMKLVQLELEIGKARKQGLYMGTALDASYIGSTSETINPVIVAFEIEYGQWVEEQHRRNEELRHAFQTQAPEVQLNVVVQSVLNHYSNLFRMKADAAKADVLYLLSGVWKASVERIFLWIGGSRPSQLLNIIVPQLEPLTDQQIVGIKNLRQSSQQAEDALSQGLEKLQQSLVLDMAVDPLGVGNFGLQMALAIDKFEALEGFVSQADHLRQQTLIHMSRILSTHQAARGLLALGEYFHRLRTLCSRWASRTCELP; from the exons ATGAAAATGGACATATACGAGCCATTTCAGCAAGTTGGCATGTGGGGAGACGGCTTTAAAGTTGATGGTGGCCTGAACTCAATTGCTTCCCCGATATTAATGGTTGACACTAATGTCGAGACCAAg TCTGAATATATTCCTCAAGAATCAAGAGAGCCTTCTGGAGGCGATCAAGAGACCACAGACAAAGATGCTAATAAG ATGAGAAGACGTCTAGCTCAGAATAGAGAGGCTGCTCGGAAAAGTCGGTTGAGGAAAAAG GCGTATGTTAAACAGTTAGAATCAAGCCGCATGAAGCTCGTGCAATTGGAGCTAGAAATTGGGAAAGCAAGAAAGCAG GGTCTGTACATGGGCACTGCATTAGATGCCAGCTATATAGGATCAACATCAGAAACAATAAACCCAG TTATTGTTGCATTTGAAATTGAATACGGACAATGGGTTGAAGAGCAACATAGGCGGAATGAAGAGCTTAGACATGCATTTCAAACTCAAGCACCCGAAGTTCAGCTTAATGTAGTGGTTCAGAGTGTCTTAAACCATTACTCAAATCTCTTCAGAATGAAAGCAGATGCTGCAAAGGCTGATGTTCTATATTTACTCTCTGGTGTGTGGAAAGCATCAGTGGAGCGCATCTTCCTTTGGATTGGAGGGTCCCGTCCATCACAGCTTCTAAAC ATTATCGTACCACAACTTGAGCCTTTGACTGATCAACAAATTGTTGGTATTAAAAATCTCCGCCAATCATCTCAGCAAGCTGAAGATGCTCTTTCACAGGGATTGGAAAAACTTCAGCAGAGTTTGGTCCTTGACATGGCAGTTGATCCATTGGGTGTAGGAAACTTCGGACTTCAGATGGCTCTTGCTATAGACAAATTTGAGGCACTAGAAGGTTTTGTGAGCCAG GCAGATCATCTTAGACAACAAACTCTGATTCACATGTCACGCATACTCTCAACTCATCAAGCTGCTCGTGGCTTGCTGGCTCTTGGGGAATACTTTCACCGTCTTCGCACTCTTTGCTCTCGTTGGGCTTCTCGTACATGCGAACTTCCCTAG
- the LOC106762320 gene encoding transcription factor TGA3 isoform X2 — translation MKMDIYEPFQQVGMWGDGFKVDGGLNSIASPILMVDTNVETKSEYIPQESREPSGGDQETTDKDANKMRRRLAQNREAARKSRLRKKAYVKQLESSRMKLVQLELEIGKARKQGLYMGTALDASYIGSTSETINPVIVAFEIEYGQWVEEQHRRNEELRHAFQTQAPEVQLNVVVQSVLNHYSNLFRMKADAAKADVLYLLSGVWKASVERIFLWIGGSRPSQLLNIIVPQLEPLTDQQIVGIKNLRQSSQQAEDALSQGLEKLQQSLVLDMAVDPLGVGNFGLQMALAIDKFEALEGFVSQIILDNKL, via the exons ATGAAAATGGACATATACGAGCCATTTCAGCAAGTTGGCATGTGGGGAGACGGCTTTAAAGTTGATGGTGGCCTGAACTCAATTGCTTCCCCGATATTAATGGTTGACACTAATGTCGAGACCAAg TCTGAATATATTCCTCAAGAATCAAGAGAGCCTTCTGGAGGCGATCAAGAGACCACAGACAAAGATGCTAATAAG ATGAGAAGACGTCTAGCTCAGAATAGAGAGGCTGCTCGGAAAAGTCGGTTGAGGAAAAAG GCGTATGTTAAACAGTTAGAATCAAGCCGCATGAAGCTCGTGCAATTGGAGCTAGAAATTGGGAAAGCAAGAAAGCAG GGTCTGTACATGGGCACTGCATTAGATGCCAGCTATATAGGATCAACATCAGAAACAATAAACCCAG TTATTGTTGCATTTGAAATTGAATACGGACAATGGGTTGAAGAGCAACATAGGCGGAATGAAGAGCTTAGACATGCATTTCAAACTCAAGCACCCGAAGTTCAGCTTAATGTAGTGGTTCAGAGTGTCTTAAACCATTACTCAAATCTCTTCAGAATGAAAGCAGATGCTGCAAAGGCTGATGTTCTATATTTACTCTCTGGTGTGTGGAAAGCATCAGTGGAGCGCATCTTCCTTTGGATTGGAGGGTCCCGTCCATCACAGCTTCTAAAC ATTATCGTACCACAACTTGAGCCTTTGACTGATCAACAAATTGTTGGTATTAAAAATCTCCGCCAATCATCTCAGCAAGCTGAAGATGCTCTTTCACAGGGATTGGAAAAACTTCAGCAGAGTTTGGTCCTTGACATGGCAGTTGATCCATTGGGTGTAGGAAACTTCGGACTTCAGATGGCTCTTGCTATAGACAAATTTGAGGCACTAGAAGGTTTTGTGAGCCAG ATCATCTTAGACAACAAACTCTGA